Part of the Streptomyces europaeiscabiei genome is shown below.
CAGGTGCGCGTCACGCGCCGGGCCGTACAGCACCGAAGCGCTCCTCGCGACCATGCGGTCGCAGGGAGCGCTTCGGTGTGGTCCTGCTTGTCCGGGCCAGGCCGGGCCGGGCCAGGCAGGGCCGGGCCAGGCAGGGGCCCGCGGGTCAGCCGACGCGGGTCAGCTTGGTGAGGAAGTCGGGCTCGGTGAGGTTCCGTTGGAGGGCGACCGGTACCTCCACGCCGTCACCGGCGCCGTCACCGACGATCAGTGAGCCGACCTCGGTGCCCGACTTCGCCTCGTGCGGGATGGTGGCGCTCGGGTCGAGTTCGAGCTTGACCGTCTTGCCTGCCCAGCCGACCGCCGAGACGTTCTTGGTGACCACGACCGGGGTCTGTCCGCCGAGCCCGTCGTCGACGTAGCCGACGACGTCGCCCTTCTTCAGGATCGCGTCGGAGATCAGCGCGTCCTGGGCGGCGAGCATCGCGGTCTTGCTGACCGCGTTGACCGTGTCGATGATCGGCGGTGTGTGCTGGCCGAGGACCGCGCCGACGACGATCGCCGTCTCACCGCCGACCTCCTTCGTGGCCGCGAAGAGGAGGTTGCCGCCGGCGGCCGTGGTGGAGCCGGTCTTGATGCCGATGGCGTTGTCGTACGGGACGAGGGTGTTGTAGTTCCGATGCTTCAGGCCTGAGGGGTCCTTCCACTCGGGCAGCCTGGTGATGTCCGTCAGTGCCTTCATCTTCACCACCGCGTTGCCGAGCTTGACCTGGTCCTCGGCGGTGGAGACGGTCGTCTCCTTCAACCCGGACGGGTCGGTGTACGTGGTGTTGGTCATGCCGAGGTCCTTGGCGGCGGCGTTCATCTTCTTGACGAACTCCTCCTCGGACCCGTTGCTGTCCCAACGGGCGAGCAGCCGCGCGATGTTGTTCGCGGACGGAATCATGATGGCCGCGATCGCGTCGTACTGGGAGAGTTCGTCGCCCTCCTTGACGGTGTTGAGCGTGGACTCGCCGTCCTTGTCGTAGCCGCCCTCGGTCTCCGCCTTCGCGTCGACCGGGATCGTCGCGCCCTTCGCGCCGGCCTTCATCGGGTGTTCCTTGAGGATGACGTACGCGGTCATCGCCTTGGCGACCGAGCCGATGGCCACGGGCTTCTGCTCGCCGAAGCTGTCCACCGTGCCGATGCCGTTGACGTCCATCCAGCCCTGCCCCTCGGCGGGCCACGGCAGGTCGACCTTGCCGCCCTTGAACGCGTACGACTCGTCGACGGTCAGGGCGAGCGTGGGGGTGGGGAGCGGACGGAATGACTGTGCGACAGCAAACGCGATCACCAGCAGGGCGGCCAGGGGCGTCCAGATCTTGACCCGGCGGATGATCGTCCGCACGGGGGTCTGGCGCGGGGGTGGTGTGTTCGTCAGCTCCGCCAGCAGATCCAGCGGCGGCTTGGGCGGCAGCGGCTGCTGCGTCGTCCGCTCCGGGCCCACCTGCGGGATGGCCCGCGTCGCCTCCGCCGGGCTGGTGGCGGGGCTGCCGGGCGCGGCTGCCGGAGGCTTGGGCGGGGCGTGCTCGTCCAGCGACTTCAGCGCGACGAATTTGCTGGTGCGCTCGGCCGGGGGCGGGGAATCCGCGATGTCGCCCCTGGCGGCGGTGTCGGCGGCTGCGGGCTTGTCGTCGGCCTTGGCCGCCCTGCCGTCGACCTCGGACCTGTCGGAGACCCCGGCCTTGTCGGAGATCCCGGACCTGTCGTCGCCCCCGGCCTTGTCGTCGGCCTTGGCCGCCCTGCCGTCGACCTCGGACCTGTCGGAGACCCCGGACCTGTCGACATCCTTGGGCTTGTCGGAGACCCCTGCGTCCTCGGCGGGGGCGGCGGGCTCGGTGGCCTTGGTGGCACCGCCGCCCAGCTTGAGCATGGTGGTGGGGTGGTCCACGGCGGGCGGTCGGGGAGCCCGGAAGATCGCGGTCGGCTGATCCACGACCCGCCCCGCGCCGGCTCCACCATCGCCCTCCGACCCCGGCCGCGCCTCGGCGCCGGATGCCGAAGCCACGGCGGCCTCCGGCTCGTCGTCGGCTTGAACGGCCTCGGGGGCTGCGTCGAGCCGGGCTGCGTCAACCGGAGCTTCGACCTCGGCCTCGGGGGCTACGTCGGGCTGGGCTTCGGCCTCGGTCTCGGGGGCTACGTCGGGCTGGGCTTCGGCCTCGGGGGCTGCGTCAACCGGAGCTTCGGCCTCGGGGGCCACGTCGGCGTGAGCACCGGCACCGGGAGCGGCGTCAACCGGAGCTTCGACCTCGGCCTCGGGGGCCACGTCGGCGTGAGCACCGGCACTGGGAGCGGCGTCGGCCCGGGCGTCGTCGCCCGGCTCGGGGCTCGTCGTCTCCTCCGCCCGCGCTGCGGGCAGTCGCGCCATCGAGGCGGCCCGCGTGGGCGCAGCGGCACCCCGCTCGCGCGGGTCGGCGTCACCGTCCTCGCTGTCCTCACCGTCCGCACCGGCCGCCGACTCCCTGCCGGAGGCCGCGTCCTGGCCCTCCTGGGCCCCGTCCGCGCCCTGACCCTCCTCGGCCCCGTCGGCGTCGGGCCGCGCCTCCGTGGAGCCGTCCGGGCTCTTCGCGGCCCCGTCCGGGTCCTCACCGTCGCCGGAGTCGGTGTCCGCCCCGGCATCGCCCGAGCCGGCGCCCGGGCCCCCGGCAGCCGATCCAGCGTCACGCGAACCGGCGTCCGAGCCCTCGGTGTCCGCCTCACCGTCACCCGAGTCGGCGTCCGGGCGCCCAGCGTCCGGACGGGCCTCGACCGAGCCGCCGGCGCCCGCCCCGCCGGTCCGGCCGGTCTCTGGCTCGTCCGTCCCCGTCTCCGGCTCGTCCGTCCGCGACCCGGCGGTATCCCGCCCCGCAGGCTCAGCCGTGTCCGTGTCCGTGTCCGAGTCCGTGGCCGCGCCCCTCAGGGCGTCGTCCAGCTTCAGGCCCTCCGCCTCCGCCGCCTCCAGCAGTGCCCGGCGGGAGAAGACCGCTGTCGCCTGGTCGACCTTCGGGGTGGAGTCCCGGGACAACGACAGGCGAGGGTCCGGGGATGGCTTCGCCGGGCCGGGGGCCGGAATCGGTGGCTCGTTCCCCGGTGTCGACTCCGTCGACGACTCGTACCGCTTCGACCTGTCGGGGGACGTGCCCGCCACCGATGCCTCCTCCCGCGCGCCTCCCGTCTCAGGAGCGCGCGCCCAACCGAACCGTGAAACCCGCCGCCCGGACACTAGTCACCCCAGGCACCACCGCGCCGCGCCGGTGTCCGAACCATGTACCAGTGTCCTGTGTGCGGGCTTGACCCCTGCGGTAGACGAGAACGACATACCTATCGGTTCCACTACATTCCGGTCACGCACTCTCGACAGATGAATGTGAGAGGGGTCACCCTGTCATTCATCCACGCGGGGAGGCATGGATGGGCAGGAGCCGCAGAACGATTCCGGAAGAGCTTCTACTGCTGGCGTTGGACCCGACCACGGGTACCACCGCACAGCCGCAGTCGCTCGACCTTGGTCTGGCCGGAGCGCAGCTAGTGGAGCTGGCGCTGGCCGGACGGATAGCCCCGGACGGGGATCGTATCGCCGTGGTGTCCCCACGGCCGACTGGAGATCCGACTCTGGATTGCGCGTTGGAGTTGCTGCGAAGGCGTGGCGCTCCCGTACGGGCGGTCCACTGGATAGGCGGGCCCCGTCTCGGGCTCCGCCAGACCTACCTCTCGCATCTGGAGCGGTGCGGCATGGTGCATGCCGTGGCGGGCCAGATGTGCGGAGTGCTGCCGACGACTCGCTATCAGTCGAGTCAGACCGAGATCAGCCGGGAGATCCGAACCCGGCTGGACTCCGCGATCCGCACCGGCGTCCCGCCGGACCCGCGGACCGCGGCGCTCGCCGCCCTGGCGCACGCGGTCGGCCTCGGCAAGCACCTGTATCCGGGGAACGAGGGACGCTCGTCCCGCTCCCGGCTGCGGGACCTGATCCGGCACGACCCCATGGGCGGCCTGGTGGCCCACGCCGTCATGGACGTGCAGAACGGCGTGGCCGCACAGCCACGCCGCAGCCCGGCACCGACCGGCCGTCAGGCCGCCCCCGGCGCCAGGCCACCCGCACCGGAACCCGCACGTGGCGTTCCGATGCAGCCACGCCGCGGCTCGATGGCCCGCGTAGTGGCGCACTGAGAAGCACGCGAAGCATGCGAAGCACGCGCTGAGGCACCGCCGGTGCGCGTGGGAGCCGGACCCCGGAGCCGCGGGTCCCGCCCCCACCGCACCCTGTGCATCACGCGCGACACCCGCTTCACGACGCTTCGTGACGCATGACTTGCACTGCTTGCACCGCTTACACCGCTTGCACCGCTTGCACCGCAGGCGCCGAACCAACGGAAGGACCCCAGGACCCGGTTCGGGAGCCGCAGGTTCGCGCGGGGCGTGTACGGCCGCACAAACGGCCGTACACGCCCCGCGCGACCGCATGTCCCCGTGCGTCCGGGTACGTTCGGCCGGCTGTCGGCCGGATACCTCGCGGCTGCGACCTCTCGTCTGCCACCTCGCAGCTGCGACCTCTCAGCCGCGACCTCTCGTCAGCCGCCTGCGCGTCATCCGGCGGAGATCCCTCCGCGGCGGAAAATCACCGGCGTAAAGGGCGTGCGCAGCGCATATCCGCTGTTTTCCAGCGGTACCAAGCACCTTGGTGGCAATCTGCTCAACAGCAGATACACAAAGTAGAGGCACGCAGCCGGAGGTGCACGTCCCGTGGCGTCCAATGTCAATCCCACCGTCAGGCGACGCCGGTTGGGCCAGGAGCTGCGTCGGCTCCGCGAGCTCAAGGGCATGACCGCCGAGGAGGTCGCCGAGCGACTGCTGGTCTCCCAGTCGAAGATCAGCCGCCTGGAGAACGGCCGCCGCAGCATCAGCCAGCGCGACGTCCGCGACCTCTGCGGGGTCTACGAGGTCGAGGACCAGCGTGTCGTCGACTCGCTGATGCAGATGGCCAAGGACTCCCGCCAGCAGGGCTGGTGGCACGCCTTCGGCGATGTCCCGTACAGCGTCTACATCGGCCTGGAGACCGACGCGGCCAGCCTGCGCGTCTACGACCCCCAGGTCGTCCCCGGGCTGCTGCAGACCCGGCCGTACGCCGAGGCACTCATCGCGGGCGCGTTGCCCGAGACGACACCCGGCGACATCGACAAGCGGGTCCAGGTACGGCTGCGGCGACAGGAACGTATCTCCGCGCCGGAGGCTCCCCTGCGGCTGTGGACGGTCCTCGACGAGTCCGCGCTGCGCCGTGTTGTGGGCAATCGCTCCCTCATGCGCGAGCAGCTGGAGCACCTGGTCGAGCAGTCCCAACTCCCGCACGTCACCGTGCAGGTGATCCCCTTCGACATGGGCGCACATCCCGGCTTGAACGGGCAGTACGCGATTCTGGAATTCCCGGACGCGTCGGATTCCAGTGTCGTATACATCGAGGGCGTCACCAGCGACCTCTATCTGGAGAAGCCCGCCGACGTGCAGAAGTACAGCGTCATGTACGAGCACTTGAGGGCGCAGGCCCTGAATGTGGAACAGTCACGCCAGTTCATCGCGGACATCGCGAAGGACTACGCACAACTCCGCCCCCACTGAACGCCCGATCCAAGCCTTGATGGGGCTGAAGGGGCCGGAAGATACACCCTCGACACACTCGATGGGAAGACCCCCATGGAATATGCCACCCACCCGAGTGAATAGTCGCTTCGTCAGCCGATGTTGGCGAGTAGCGTCGATCACGCCAAGGAAATCAACGACCTTGGCGCAAACCGAACCGTGGCTTCCGGCAACGGACAGCACCATTCCACGGCTCGGCGACAGCAACTCAACGACCAACCGGCAAGCGGAGCAGAAATGGCAATTCAGCAAGGCGCCCAGGACACGTGGATCAAGTCGTCCTACTCCACGGGGAACGGCGCGTGCGTCGAGGTCAAGTCCCCCGTTGTCTCAGCCCTGTCCGTGCGTGACTCCAAGGTTTCCGACGGTCCGACCCTGGCGTTCCCCGCCGACTCGTGGAGCGCCTTCGTGGCCGAGGTCGGCCGGGGAGCCTTCGACCTCGCGTGACCATGGTTCACCACGACCATCACCATCCCCAACATCCCAACTTCACATACACCCACTGACAGAGCCCTCTCGACCGGCCCGCCGTCCTGGCCGAGGGGGCTCGGCCTTGCCCTCACCTCACCGAGGGAGCAGGGAGCAGGGAGCAGGGAGCACGAGGGACGCCACACACCGTGGGCGGAGGGGCACGAGGGGCACCACAGGGGCACAGCGGGATCCCCTCGGGATCGCCTCGGGATCACCGCAACCGGTCCACGTACCTGTCCGTCCCCGGCACCGTGGGAACGAACGGCGCCAGCAACTCCGTCCTTCCCAGGCCCGATTCGGTGACCGCCTCGCCCAGTCCGCCGAAGTACTCCTCCCAGCAGTCGCGCGGGTCGGCCTCCAGGAACCACAGAAGCGTGAGGCGGGTGTCGACGCCCTCGACCTGCTTGACGTACGACATCCGGTCCAGGGGCAGCGGAGTGGGCCGGAAGACGGTGACCATCGCGGCCGGCGACCCGGCGAGCCGCTTGGGCAGATGCCGGGCCCGGAGCCACTCCAGCAACCCGGCCCGCTCCTCGGGCCCTTCGGCGTCGATCACCTGGAGCACGAGCCCCTCGTACGGGTGGTCCAGGGCGTGGAAGTCACGGGGCCCGGCGGCTCCGTCGCGGTAGACCGTCGCCTCGTGGTCCTGGAAGGCCGTGAAGACGTGCGTACGGTCCTGGTAGACGCGCGCGTCGCGGTTCAGTCGCTTGTTGATGGCGACCGTCCACCTCATGTGGTCGTCGTAACGGCCGTCGGTGATCCAGTACGTGGAGAGGTAGCAGCCGGCGGTGACCGGCTGGGCGATCGCCGACTTCTCCGGCGTACGCAGGAGTTGGAGATCCCGGGTGGCCACCCAGCGGCGGCCGGAGAACATCCAGGGCATGGCCATCGCGCCCGCGTAGTAGTGGTCGTCCTCGTACCAGCGGTTGTACGCGTACTCGTGGCCCGGGTGCGGCTCGACCATGGTGATCAGGGCGTGGCCGGGCCGGACGCCGTACGGGCCGACGGCGGCCAGTTCGGCGTATGTGGCGCTGCGGGTGTCCTCGCTCATGCGCTTGGCCTCGCTCATGTGCTTCCCCTTCCGTCCACCTGCGGTCGCCCATACTCTGACGCTCCGTCAGATAATGCGCCAGAGCCGGGAGGTCTCCGATGTCACTGCTCGCGGGAAAGACGGTCGTCGTCTCGGGGGTCGGGGCCGGGCTGGGTCAGCGGGTCGCCGCGGCGGTCGTACGGGACGGCGGGAACGCCGTGCTGGGGGCGCGCACGGAGGCGAATCTCGCCAAGGCCGCGGCGGACGTGGACCCGGGCGGCGCGCACACGGCGTACCGGGCGACCGACATCACCGACGAGGCGCAGTGCACGGCGCTCGCGGCGCTTGCGCGGGAGCGGTTCGGGGGCGTGCACGCGGTGGTCCACGTGGCGGCCTGGGACAGCTACTTCGGGGGCCTGGAGGACGCCGACTTCACCACCTGGCAGGCGGTCCTCGACGTGAACCTGCTGGGCACCCTGCGGATGACCCGGGCCTGTCTGCCCGCCCTGAAGGCGGCGGGCGGCGGGTCGGTCGTCATCATCGGCACGCAGTCGGCGGTGGCCGCGCCCTCTCAGGTGCGGCAGGCGGCGTACGCGGCGTCCAAGGGCGCCCTGACGAGCGCGATGTACTCGCTGGCGCGGGAGCTGGGGCCGCACCGGATACGGGTCAACACCGTGCTGCCGGGCTGGATGTGGGGACCGCCCGTGGAGGCGTACGTGCGGTTCGCGGCGCACGGTGAGGGCGTGCCCGAGGCGGAGGTGCTGGCGCGCCTCGCCGAGCGGATGGCGCTGCCGGAGCTGGCCACGGACGGGGACGTCGCGGACGCGGCGGTCTTCCTGGCCTCCGACCGCGCACGGGCGATCACCGGCCAGTCGCTGCTCGTCAACGCCGGTGAACTGATGCGCTGACCGCCCTCATCGGTCACCCTCGCCCAGGGGCGGGGGTGATCTTTTTCGGCCACCCTGTCGTTCATATGCATGAACCAAAGTCATCGCCCGGAACTTCTTTACCCCCTCTTGACCTACCCATTCCTTGCCGTGGGCATGCCACCGAACCCAGAGTTCACATGCCTGACCCTGGCGGCGGACCCTGGAAGGGGGCCCATGAACAGTCTCGACTGGGCCGTGCTCATCGGCTACTTCGGTGTGATGGTCGCGATCGGCGTCTGGTCGCACAAGCGTGTCGACAACGTCAGCGACTTCTTCACCGCCGGCGGCAAGATGCCCTGGTGGCTCTCCGGCATCTCGCACCACATGTCGGGCTACAGCGCGGTGATGTTCACCGGGTACGCCAGCATCGCGTACACCTACGGTGTCACGTCCTTCGTGACCTGGTCGTTCCCCATCGCCCTCGGCATCGCCATCGGCTCCAAGCTGTTCGCGCCGCGCATCAACCGGCTGCGCTCACGGCTGCATGTGGCGTCTCCGCTCGAATATCTGAAGAACCGTTACAACCTGGGCACCCAGCAGGCGTTGGCCTGGTCCGGCATGCTGCTGAAGATCGTGGACGTCGGCGCGAAGTGGGCCGCGATCGCGACCCTGCTCTCGGTCTTCACGGGCATCTCCCTGAACCAGGGCATCCTGATCACCGGTTCGATCACCGCCGTCTACTGCACCATCGGCGGCCTCTGGGCGGACGCGCTCACGGAGTTGGGTCAGTTCGTGATCCAACTGCTGGCGGGGATCGCGATGTTCGTCGCCGTGGTGGGCAAACTGGGCGACTACGGCGGCTTCTTCGGTGTGTGGGACCGCCCGGAGCTGAAGGGCCACGCCGAACCACTGGTGGGCCCCTACGGCACGATCTTCCTGCTCGCGTTCCTGTTCATCAAGCTCTTCGAGTACAACGGCGGCATGCTCAACCAGGCCCAGCGCTACATGGCCACCGCGACCCCGTACGAGGCCGAGCGCTCCGCCCGGCTGTCGGCGATCCTGTGGCTGGTCTGGCCGCTGGTGCTGTTCTTCCCGATGTGGATGTCGCCGCTGCTGGTGACGTCGGAGAAGGGCGACGGTTCGGACTCGTACGCCCTGATGACCGAACAGCTGCTGCCGCACGGGCTGCTGGGCCTCGTCATCGTCGGCTTCTTCTCCCACACGATGGCCATGTGCTCGTCCGACGCGAACGCCATCGCGGCCGTCTTCACCCGGGACTGCGCGCCGGTGATCTGGCGCCGGGCTCGGACGTGGAGCGAGGGGCAGGGGCTGCGGGTCGCCCGGATCGCGACGGTCGTGTTCCTGGGCCTGTCGATGGCGGCGGCCACACAGGTCAACTCGCCCGCCTTCAAGGACATCATCACCGTCGTCATCAAGTGGGTCGCCGGGCTGATGGGCCCGATGGCCATCCCGATGATGCTGGGTCTGCTGCGGCCGTTCCGCCGGTCGGGGCCGACGGCGGCGCTCACCAGCTGGGCGTGCGGGCTGTTCGCCTTCTGGCTGGTGAACTACCCGATCCACTGGAGCGTCGAGGGCGGGGTGCCGCTGCAGTACCAGGTGTCCATCCCGCTGGCCGTCTCGCTGGTGCTGTACACCGTCATCGGCTTCATCAAGCCCGAGGACACGCCCGAGCGGCTCGCGCTCATCGAGATCATCAACTCGGACGGCGACGGGGACGGCAAGGGCGGCGCCGGCGCCGCGGCGGCGGTACCGGCCCAAGGGAAGGACGCGTCCAGCCCCAGCGGGGTCTGAGGGCGCCGCCTACGGGGTCGTTGTGGAGCGGTGAGGGCCGTGCCGGGATGTCCCGGGGCGGCCCTCACGGCTGTTGTGTGTGTGTGGGGGGGGGCGGATGCGGCTGGCTGGCGGGGTCCG
Proteins encoded:
- a CDS encoding D-alanyl-D-alanine carboxypeptidase, coding for MAGTSPDRSKRYESSTESTPGNEPPIPAPGPAKPSPDPRLSLSRDSTPKVDQATAVFSRRALLEAAEAEGLKLDDALRGAATDSDTDTDTAEPAGRDTAGSRTDEPETGTDEPETGRTGGAGAGGSVEARPDAGRPDADSGDGEADTEGSDAGSRDAGSAAGGPGAGSGDAGADTDSGDGEDPDGAAKSPDGSTEARPDADGAEEGQGADGAQEGQDAASGRESAAGADGEDSEDGDADPRERGAAAPTRAASMARLPAARAEETTSPEPGDDARADAAPSAGAHADVAPEAEVEAPVDAAPGAGAHADVAPEAEAPVDAAPEAEAQPDVAPETEAEAQPDVAPEAEVEAPVDAARLDAAPEAVQADDEPEAAVASASGAEARPGSEGDGGAGAGRVVDQPTAIFRAPRPPAVDHPTTMLKLGGGATKATEPAAPAEDAGVSDKPKDVDRSGVSDRSEVDGRAAKADDKAGGDDRSGISDKAGVSDRSEVDGRAAKADDKPAAADTAARGDIADSPPPAERTSKFVALKSLDEHAPPKPPAAAPGSPATSPAEATRAIPQVGPERTTQQPLPPKPPLDLLAELTNTPPPRQTPVRTIIRRVKIWTPLAALLVIAFAVAQSFRPLPTPTLALTVDESYAFKGGKVDLPWPAEGQGWMDVNGIGTVDSFGEQKPVAIGSVAKAMTAYVILKEHPMKAGAKGATIPVDAKAETEGGYDKDGESTLNTVKEGDELSQYDAIAAIMIPSANNIARLLARWDSNGSEEEFVKKMNAAAKDLGMTNTTYTDPSGLKETTVSTAEDQVKLGNAVVKMKALTDITRLPEWKDPSGLKHRNYNTLVPYDNAIGIKTGSTTAAGGNLLFAATKEVGGETAIVVGAVLGQHTPPIIDTVNAVSKTAMLAAQDALISDAILKKGDVVGYVDDGLGGQTPVVVTKNVSAVGWAGKTVKLELDPSATIPHEAKSGTEVGSLIVGDGAGDGVEVPVALQRNLTEPDFLTKLTRVG
- a CDS encoding GOLPH3/VPS74 family protein produces the protein MGRSRRTIPEELLLLALDPTTGTTAQPQSLDLGLAGAQLVELALAGRIAPDGDRIAVVSPRPTGDPTLDCALELLRRRGAPVRAVHWIGGPRLGLRQTYLSHLERCGMVHAVAGQMCGVLPTTRYQSSQTEISREIRTRLDSAIRTGVPPDPRTAALAALAHAVGLGKHLYPGNEGRSSRSRLRDLIRHDPMGGLVAHAVMDVQNGVAAQPRRSPAPTGRQAAPGARPPAPEPARGVPMQPRRGSMARVVAH
- a CDS encoding helix-turn-helix domain-containing protein, encoding MASNVNPTVRRRRLGQELRRLRELKGMTAEEVAERLLVSQSKISRLENGRRSISQRDVRDLCGVYEVEDQRVVDSLMQMAKDSRQQGWWHAFGDVPYSVYIGLETDAASLRVYDPQVVPGLLQTRPYAEALIAGALPETTPGDIDKRVQVRLRRQERISAPEAPLRLWTVLDESALRRVVGNRSLMREQLEHLVEQSQLPHVTVQVIPFDMGAHPGLNGQYAILEFPDASDSSVVYIEGVTSDLYLEKPADVQKYSVMYEHLRAQALNVEQSRQFIADIAKDYAQLRPH
- a CDS encoding DUF397 domain-containing protein; the encoded protein is MAIQQGAQDTWIKSSYSTGNGACVEVKSPVVSALSVRDSKVSDGPTLAFPADSWSAFVAEVGRGAFDLA
- a CDS encoding SDR family oxidoreductase, with amino-acid sequence MSLLAGKTVVVSGVGAGLGQRVAAAVVRDGGNAVLGARTEANLAKAAADVDPGGAHTAYRATDITDEAQCTALAALARERFGGVHAVVHVAAWDSYFGGLEDADFTTWQAVLDVNLLGTLRMTRACLPALKAAGGGSVVIIGTQSAVAAPSQVRQAAYAASKGALTSAMYSLARELGPHRIRVNTVLPGWMWGPPVEAYVRFAAHGEGVPEAEVLARLAERMALPELATDGDVADAAVFLASDRARAITGQSLLVNAGELMR
- a CDS encoding sodium:solute symporter family protein, with protein sequence MNSLDWAVLIGYFGVMVAIGVWSHKRVDNVSDFFTAGGKMPWWLSGISHHMSGYSAVMFTGYASIAYTYGVTSFVTWSFPIALGIAIGSKLFAPRINRLRSRLHVASPLEYLKNRYNLGTQQALAWSGMLLKIVDVGAKWAAIATLLSVFTGISLNQGILITGSITAVYCTIGGLWADALTELGQFVIQLLAGIAMFVAVVGKLGDYGGFFGVWDRPELKGHAEPLVGPYGTIFLLAFLFIKLFEYNGGMLNQAQRYMATATPYEAERSARLSAILWLVWPLVLFFPMWMSPLLVTSEKGDGSDSYALMTEQLLPHGLLGLVIVGFFSHTMAMCSSDANAIAAVFTRDCAPVIWRRARTWSEGQGLRVARIATVVFLGLSMAAATQVNSPAFKDIITVVIKWVAGLMGPMAIPMMLGLLRPFRRSGPTAALTSWACGLFAFWLVNYPIHWSVEGGVPLQYQVSIPLAVSLVLYTVIGFIKPEDTPERLALIEIINSDGDGDGKGGAGAAAAVPAQGKDASSPSGV